The Thioclava sp. GXIMD4216 genome contains the following window.
CGCACGGTGCCCGACAGCACCGTGGGCATGCCCAGCACCTGCCCGTATTGATCCGAGCGCAATACATTGGTGACGCTGTCGCCAATGCCGTCATTATTGGTGTCGAGCGTGATGCTGCCCGCCGCCAGTGTCAGCGTCCAGTCTCCCACCAGATTGAGCGTATCCGACCCCGTGCCGCCATCCAGATCAATCGCGGCCTGTCCGACTTTCTGGGCCAGTTCCTCTTCCGAGGCGGCACCGGCTTGCGACATATCGAGCTGCACACGGTCATTGCCTGCCCCCATGACGACATCGCGGCCACCGGAATTGTCGAGGATCAGCGTGTCATCGCCATCGCCCATATCGAGCGTGTCGTAAAAGGCGCTGCGATGCAGTTCGACAAGGTCATTGCCGGTGCCCATGCTGATATTGTCAAACCCGATGGTCGATCCGCTATCGGGATGCACCCAAGGCATGTTGGTGGCCACAAGCGTGTCATTGCCGCCAAGAAAATTGACGTCATAGAAACGACCGGTGCCGGTCACCGTCGCGCTGGAGGTCTGCAATGTGACATCGGACTGGTTCTGGGAGGGCTTGCCGCTGCCATCGGCGGCGTTTGTCAGCGTGGCGCCATTGGCCCCGCTATTGCCGGTCAGTGTTGCATTGGCCATCCCGAATTCCGCCTGTCCCCTTGAGGTCGGCCCCTCGGGTCAAAGCGACGCGAAAGGTGAGATGAATAGAACGGGAATAGGGTGACTATTCAGTTAACTACGCAGCGCAGGCTCCCTGTGCAGACCGATTTTCCGCCCTGCGACCTTGGCCTGTGGGGGGGCTTTTAGCCGAAGACGGACCAGCCGGTGAATTTCGCGATCTGTTCTGCGGCATATGTGCCCATATGGGAATTGCCGTAAAGATTGAGGCCGGGCGACCAGACGGCAATCGAGGCGACGCCTGGGGCGATCACCAGAATGCCGCCGCCCACGCCGCTTTTCCCTGGCAGGCCGACACGGAACGCGAAATCGCCCGACCCGTCATAATGGCCGCAGGTCATCATCAGAGCATTGAGCCGCCGCGCCTTTTCGGCGGTCAGCAGCGGCGAGACCCCGGGCAGTTGTGCAATGATCCGGCCTGCGCGTGCCAGTTGGTCTGTGGTCATCTCTATGGCGCATTGATGGAAATAGGTGCCCAGTGTCAGCTCAGGCGCGTTTTGCAGGTTGTCGAAGGATTTCAGGTAGTTGGCTAATGCGATATTGCGAAACCCGGTCCGTTCCTCCGAAAGGGCCACTGCGGGGTCGATATGGATGTCATCCTCTTCCGCGGCCTCGCGCAGGAAGGCCAGCACTTCGCTCAGGGCTTCGCGGGGCGCACGCCCTGTCAGCAGGGCATCGGTGGTCACCAGCGCGCCCGCATTGATGAACGGGTTGCGCGGGCGGCCTTTCTCCTGCTCCAGCAGCAGGATGGAATCGAAGCGCGTCCCCGAGGGTTCGCGGCCCACGCGGGTCCAGATCTGTTCACCATGCCGCCCCAGAACGCAGGCCAGCGTGAAGACCTTCGAGACGCTCTGGATCGAGAAGCGGCGCGCACTGGCGCCCGCATGCAGCAGGCGGCCATCGGCCAGCGCAATCGACACGGCGAATTGCGCCGGATCGACCTTGGCCAGTTCGGGGATGTAATTGGCCACTTCGCCCCAATCGTGGCGGGCGTGGATATCGGCGGTCAGCCTGTCCAGAAAAGCCTGTAGGGCCTGAGCGTCAACGGTCACTTCCGACCTCCTGTCTGAGCGCATCCCAAAGCGCCTCGATTTCCGGCGCAAGATCGCGGCGCGGGCGATAGGCGCAGATCTCGACATCCAGCGCCCATTCCGGCCCGCCAATCGGCCCGATGACCTGCGCGGCCGAGGCATCCACCGCAGAGGCGGGCAACCAGCCGACGCCATGCCCCTCCATGATGATCTCCTTGAGCACGTCGGACATGTCGCATTGCACGGTGATCTTGTAGGCGGGCAGGGCGGGCGCGCGTTCAAGGACATGTTCGAACAGGCGCATGAAATAGGCCTTGTGCGAATAGGAAATCAGCGGGAAAGGATGGCGCGCATTGCCCGGAAAGCCGAAGGCGGCGCGTTTGTCCTCGTTCAGCACGGCATAGGGCATGAAGCGGTCGCGGCGCACGACAAGCCGCTCCTGTGCGTCCGAATGCACGGGGCTAGGCAGGGCCAGATTGTCATGGCACAGCAGGATATCGGCATCTCCGGCCATATAGCGGGCCGTTACATCCTGCGTATTGCCCACAATCACCGAGAAAGAGGATTTGACCCGCCCGCGCAGCATCTGCAGCACGCGCTTGAAATCCGACCGTGCCAGACAGTTGGGCGTGGCGATACGCACCTGTGACATCAGCTCGAACTGGTTGCAGCGGATCTTGGAACGCGCCCCCAGCAGGCGCTCGACAGAGGCGGCGGCATCCTCGCGGAACTGCTCGCCCGCCTCGGTCAGGCGCACGGGCACCGCCCCCTTGACGATCAGGGCGGAGCCGACCCAGTGCTCCAGCGATTGTATGCGCCGGCTGAAGGCGGCCTGCGAAACATTGCGGAATTCTGCCGCACGGGTGAAATTCCGCATTTCGACAAGCGCGAGGAAATCCTCCAGCCAACGCATATCCATTCAGTGCACCCGTTACAGTCCGATCGCGCGATAATAATCCGCAATTCGGGCAATGGAAACGGCATAGGCGGCAGTGCGCAGATTTGCGTCGGGCAGGGCCTGTTTCTGGGTGGCGATCTCGTTGAAGGCGCGGGTCATGATCTCTTCCAGACCCGAGCGCACAAGGTCGATTTCCTGCGTGTCGCGGGCGATGCTGGCGCGCAGTTCCTCGGCCAGAGTGTGACCGGAGACCTGCTCGAGCGCATTCACCATCGACAGCCCGTTCGCGATTTTCTGGCGGCGTTCCATCAGGCCGAAGGGGATATGGGTGATGTTTTTGACCCATTCGAAATAGCTTACCACAACCCCGCCCGCATTGACGAAGAGATCGGGCAGGATATGGATGCCACGGCGACCAAGGCAGTCTTCGGCGGCAGCGGTCACCGGCCCGTTCGCGGCCTCGACGATCAGCTTGTAGTTGATGTCTTCGCAATTCGCCTCGGTGATGGCGGCTTCTTTGGCGGCGGGGATCAGGATATCGGCGGCCATATGGGTCAGGCCTTCGGCGCTTGGCACGGTTTCGGCACCGGCAAACCCGCCGATCGAACCGGTCGCGCGGCGATGGGCGGCCACGGCCTCGACATCCAGACCTTCGGCAGCGAAAATGGCCGCGTCATGCTCGACGATCCCGACGATCTTAGCACCGTCCTCGGCAAGGAATTTTGCCGCGTGATAGCCCACATTGCCGAAGCCCTGTACGACAACGCTTAGGCCCTCGACGGTTTTCTGGCCCGAAACGGCGGGCATTTCGGGATGGGCGAGATAGGCGCGCACGGCATATTGCACCCCACGGCCCGTCGCCTCGACACGGCCTTCGATGCCGCCACGCGCCACGGGTTTGCCGGTTACGCAGGCATTGACATTCATGGCATCGGCACGGCCGGTCTTGCGGTATTCATCGGCGATCCATGCCATTTCGCGTTCGCTGGTGCCCATGTCGGGGGCGGGAACGTTGCGACCGGGATGGATTAGGTCGCGGCGCGCCAGTTCCTGTGTGAAGCGGCGGGTGATGCGCTCCAGCTCGTCCTCGCTCCAGTCGGAGGGGTTGATGCGCAAGGCACCCTTGGAGCCGCCGAAGGGCACATTGACCAGCGCGCATTTAAGGCTCATGAGCGCGGCCAGCGCCTCGACCTCGTCCATATTCGCGTCGGGCGCATAGCGGATGCCGCCTTTGGCCGGTTCGATATGTTCGCTATGGACCGAGCGCCAGCCCTCGAAGCTGTAGATCCGGCCCCGCAATTTCACCCCGAA
Protein-coding sequences here:
- a CDS encoding glutaminase gives rise to the protein MTVDAQALQAFLDRLTADIHARHDWGEVANYIPELAKVDPAQFAVSIALADGRLLHAGASARRFSIQSVSKVFTLACVLGRHGEQIWTRVGREPSGTRFDSILLLEQEKGRPRNPFINAGALVTTDALLTGRAPREALSEVLAFLREAAEEDDIHIDPAVALSEERTGFRNIALANYLKSFDNLQNAPELTLGTYFHQCAIEMTTDQLARAGRIIAQLPGVSPLLTAEKARRLNALMMTCGHYDGSGDFAFRVGLPGKSGVGGGILVIAPGVASIAVWSPGLNLYGNSHMGTYAAEQIAKFTGWSVFG
- a CDS encoding LysR family transcriptional regulator, which codes for MDMRWLEDFLALVEMRNFTRAAEFRNVSQAAFSRRIQSLEHWVGSALIVKGAVPVRLTEAGEQFREDAAASVERLLGARSKIRCNQFELMSQVRIATPNCLARSDFKRVLQMLRGRVKSSFSVIVGNTQDVTARYMAGDADILLCHDNLALPSPVHSDAQERLVVRRDRFMPYAVLNEDKRAAFGFPGNARHPFPLISYSHKAYFMRLFEHVLERAPALPAYKITVQCDMSDVLKEIIMEGHGVGWLPASAVDASAAQVIGPIGGPEWALDVEICAYRPRRDLAPEIEALWDALRQEVGSDR
- a CDS encoding Glu/Leu/Phe/Val dehydrogenase, with protein sequence MSDQKFFANIERFIANATPHLALPEGLDERITQCNSTYAVRFGVKLRGRIYSFEGWRSVHSEHIEPAKGGIRYAPDANMDEVEALAALMSLKCALVNVPFGGSKGALRINPSDWSEDELERITRRFTQELARRDLIHPGRNVPAPDMGTSEREMAWIADEYRKTGRADAMNVNACVTGKPVARGGIEGRVEATGRGVQYAVRAYLAHPEMPAVSGQKTVEGLSVVVQGFGNVGYHAAKFLAEDGAKIVGIVEHDAAIFAAEGLDVEAVAAHRRATGSIGGFAGAETVPSAEGLTHMAADILIPAAKEAAITEANCEDINYKLIVEAANGPVTAAAEDCLGRRGIHILPDLFVNAGGVVVSYFEWVKNITHIPFGLMERRQKIANGLSMVNALEQVSGHTLAEELRASIARDTQEIDLVRSGLEEIMTRAFNEIATQKQALPDANLRTAAYAVSIARIADYYRAIGL